The following is a genomic window from Pedobacter sp. KBS0701.
ATCTTACTGTTGCGCAGCTAGCCATTAACAAGGGTATGCGCCAGGTTTGGTATTTTATTCTATCATTCTCCTGCGTAGAAGTGTTTTTTACTTTCGGGATGATGCGTTTTGCGAGATGGGCCATGAGCGACATCAATCCGAATGAGGCGGTAAGCGAAGTGCGATTGAGTACCCTGGTTGATTGCTTTATGATTGTAATGTTTCTGGTAATGGGCACCATTACCTGGAGAAACCGAAAGAAAGTACCTAAAACGAGCAATAAAAAAGAAGATAAACGCAGCGGAAGTGTTTTGTACGGATTAATTCTGGGCGTTTTAAACCCTGTTCAGATTCCATTCTGGTTGTT
Proteins encoded in this region:
- a CDS encoding LysE family transporter; protein product: MLFLTFFIGIALNAMGYIPPGNINLTVAQLAINKGMRQVWYFILSFSCVEVFFTFGMMRFARWAMSDINPNEAVSEVRLSTLVDCFMIVMFLVMGTITWRNRKKVPKTSNKKEDKRSGSVLYGLILGVLNPVQIPFWLFFGNYVILHQWIQTDYLSLVIFSLGSGVGSSLALYIYAHFATYIQEKFALSSLIINKSIAIFLFALAAYLVVKQVIVIL